A single genomic interval of Armigeres subalbatus isolate Guangzhou_Male chromosome 1, GZ_Asu_2, whole genome shotgun sequence harbors:
- the LOC134208095 gene encoding uncharacterized protein LOC134208095 encodes MLEPYQPKFIQQHRGSCPLVELDLDLPPVPQRSSLSKMSLGLQSTMTSVCSGGYPGYTRPRQNSVFVGPHVFSPPQPPRKTRSAVDIHSMILSEGESEAV; translated from the exons ATGCTGGAGCCTTATCAGCCAAAGTTCATTCAACAACATCGAGGTTCCTGTCCATTGGTAGAGTTAGATCTGGACTTACCACCCGTTCCACAG AGATCATCTCTATCGAAAATGTCCCTGGGCCTGCAGTCGACGATGACATCTGTCTGTTCGGGAG GATATCCCGGCTATACCCGTCCGCGGCAGAATTCCGTCTTCGTAGGGCCGCACGTGTTTTCGCCGCCACAGCCACCCAGGAAAACACGCTCGGCCGTCGACATCCACTCGATGATACTGAGCGAGGGCGAGTCAGAAGCGGTTTAG